A portion of the Streptomyces sp. YPW6 genome contains these proteins:
- a CDS encoding ATP-binding cassette domain-containing protein, whose product MERIDKNPGSARNAVEVRGLVKHYGETRALDGVDLDVREGTVLGVLGPNGAGKTTLVRCLSTLITPDAGHAVVAGYDVVRQPRQLRRTIGLTGQYASVDEKLSGRENLYMIGRLLDLSRKQARARADELLERFSLTEAARRACMEYSGGMRRRLDLAASMIGNPAVLYLDEPTTGLDPRTRNEVWDEVQRMVAEGATVLLTTQYMEEAEQLARELTVIDRGKIIARGGVDELKARVGGRTLHIRPSDPAELAAMAQAIQEAGLDGVAGAQAVPDEGLLYVPILSDEQLTAVIGLLGVRGFSLAHVSTALPSLDEVFLAITGDKASAFTDAAPQEAAA is encoded by the coding sequence ATGGAACGAATCGACAAGAACCCCGGCAGCGCCCGGAACGCCGTCGAGGTGCGGGGGCTGGTCAAGCACTACGGCGAGACCAGAGCGCTGGACGGTGTGGACCTCGATGTGCGCGAGGGCACCGTCCTCGGAGTGCTCGGCCCCAACGGCGCCGGCAAGACCACCCTCGTACGCTGCCTGTCCACCCTGATCACCCCCGACGCCGGCCACGCGGTCGTCGCCGGCTACGACGTGGTGAGGCAGCCCCGGCAGCTCCGCCGCACCATCGGCCTCACCGGGCAGTACGCCTCGGTCGACGAGAAGCTCTCCGGCCGGGAGAACCTCTACATGATCGGGCGGCTGCTCGACCTGTCGCGCAAGCAGGCGCGGGCCCGCGCCGACGAACTGCTGGAGCGGTTCTCGCTCACCGAGGCCGCCAGGCGGGCGTGCATGGAGTACTCCGGCGGGATGCGCCGCCGCCTGGACCTGGCCGCCTCGATGATCGGCAACCCGGCCGTGCTGTATCTGGACGAGCCGACGACGGGGCTCGACCCCCGGACCCGCAACGAGGTCTGGGACGAGGTGCAGCGGATGGTCGCGGAGGGCGCGACCGTGCTGCTGACCACCCAGTACATGGAGGAGGCCGAGCAGCTCGCCCGGGAGCTGACGGTCATCGACCGGGGGAAGATCATCGCCCGGGGCGGGGTCGACGAGCTGAAGGCCAGGGTCGGTGGCCGGACCCTGCACATCCGGCCGTCCGACCCGGCGGAACTGGCCGCGATGGCGCAGGCGATCCAGGAGGCCGGTCTCGACGGCGTCGCCGGGGCGCAGGCCGTTCCGGACGAGGGGCTGCTGTACGTGCCGATCCTCAGCGACGAGCAGCTGACCGCCGTCATCGGGCTGCTGGGCGTACGCGGTTTCTCGCTCGCCCATGTCTCCACCGCGCTGCCCAGCCTGGACGAGGTGTTCCTCGCGATCACCGGCGACAAGGCATCCGCTTTCACCGACGCCGCTCCCCAGGAGGCCGCCGCATGA
- the panB gene encoding 3-methyl-2-oxobutanoate hydroxymethyltransferase produces MSLQAAQNQSSPAEGSTSSPAGGAASPSDSSKALYGGKSTRRITVHDITAATERGEKWPMLTAYDAMTASVFDEAGIPVMLVGDSMGNCHLGYETTVPVTMDEIALLSAAVVRGTKRALIVADLPFGSYQEGPVQALRNATRLIKESGVGAVKLEGGERSHEQIRLLVEAGIPVMAHIGLTPQSVNAMGYRVQGRGEEAAQQLLRDAKAVQDAGAFAVVLELVPAELAAEVTRTLHIPTVGIGAGSGTDAQVLVYTDMVGLTGGKVPRFTKQYANLRKVLGDAAKEFADEVVGGTFPAAEHTFH; encoded by the coding sequence ATGTCGCTTCAGGCTGCGCAGAATCAGTCCTCCCCCGCAGAGGGGAGCACCTCCTCCCCCGCGGGCGGCGCCGCTTCCCCCTCCGACAGCAGCAAGGCGCTGTACGGAGGGAAGTCCACCCGCCGCATCACCGTCCACGACATCACCGCCGCCACCGAGCGCGGCGAGAAGTGGCCCATGCTCACCGCCTACGACGCGATGACCGCGTCCGTCTTCGACGAGGCCGGGATCCCGGTCATGCTCGTCGGGGACTCGATGGGCAACTGCCACCTCGGCTACGAGACCACCGTGCCCGTCACGATGGACGAGATCGCCCTGCTGTCCGCCGCCGTCGTCCGGGGCACCAAGCGGGCCCTGATCGTCGCCGACCTGCCCTTCGGCTCGTACCAGGAGGGCCCCGTACAGGCGCTGCGCAACGCCACCCGGCTGATCAAGGAGTCGGGGGTCGGCGCGGTCAAGCTGGAGGGCGGCGAGCGGTCCCACGAGCAGATCCGGCTGCTCGTCGAGGCCGGCATCCCGGTCATGGCCCACATCGGCCTGACCCCCCAGTCCGTGAACGCCATGGGCTACCGGGTCCAGGGCCGCGGCGAGGAGGCCGCCCAGCAGCTGCTGCGGGACGCCAAGGCCGTCCAGGACGCGGGCGCGTTCGCCGTCGTACTGGAGCTGGTCCCCGCCGAGCTGGCCGCCGAGGTCACCCGTACGCTGCACATCCCGACCGTCGGCATCGGCGCCGGCTCCGGAACCGACGCGCAGGTGCTCGTCTACACGGACATGGTCGGGCTGACCGGCGGCAAGGTGCCGCGCTTCACCAAGCAGTACGCCAACCTCCGCAAGGTGCTCGGTGACGCGGCGAAGGAGTTCGCGGACGAGGTCGTCGGGGGCACGTTCCCGGCGGCGGAGCACACCTTCCACTGA
- a CDS encoding MFS transporter produces MPIPSGAPAAAPRVPEAIHRRRWWILTVLMFSLLIVVLDNSILNVAVKTIASPAPTGIGATQSELEWAINSYTLVFAGLLFTAGLLGDRIGRKKVLLAGILLFGLGSALAAFSASPGELITWRALMGFGAAFVMPATLAVLVNVFERDEQPKAIGIWAGSVGLGIAIGPITGGLLLEHFWWGSIFLVNVPVVVVALIAMAVLVPDSRDPEPGKVDPLGVALSIVGLVLLVYGIIRGGELADFTDTTVLAAIAGGLLVLAGFVWHEKRSSHPAIDITYFRKPAFSAAVAAIALVFFALMGVTFFSAFYLQSVRGYTALESGLLIVPLAAAQMIFAPRARLVVDRFGARAVCTAGMLFVAAGLAAFALFDAGTPVWVMCLVFFVQGTGMAHIMPPVTVAVMQALPREKAGSGSAINNTFRQVGGALGIAVLGSVLSTVYRGDIEGHLDAVPAGVREAAGESIEATLGVAEKLGPVAGKPLAAAADEAFISAMHVTALGSATVALIGAVVVALFLPGRPPAASGTAEEARPPAERLSR; encoded by the coding sequence ATGCCCATACCGTCCGGCGCTCCCGCCGCCGCGCCCCGTGTTCCCGAGGCGATCCACCGCCGCCGCTGGTGGATCCTGACCGTTCTCATGTTCAGCCTGCTCATCGTCGTGCTGGACAACTCGATCCTGAACGTCGCGGTCAAGACGATCGCGAGCCCCGCGCCCACCGGCATCGGCGCCACCCAGAGCGAGCTGGAGTGGGCGATCAACTCCTACACGCTCGTCTTCGCCGGACTGCTGTTCACCGCGGGCCTGCTGGGCGACCGGATCGGCCGCAAGAAGGTCCTCCTCGCCGGCATCCTGCTCTTCGGCCTCGGCTCCGCCCTGGCCGCCTTCTCCGCCTCGCCCGGTGAGCTCATCACCTGGCGGGCGCTGATGGGCTTCGGCGCCGCCTTCGTGATGCCCGCCACCCTCGCCGTGCTCGTGAACGTCTTCGAACGCGACGAGCAGCCCAAGGCCATCGGCATCTGGGCGGGCAGCGTCGGCCTCGGCATCGCCATCGGCCCGATCACCGGCGGACTGCTGCTGGAGCACTTCTGGTGGGGATCGATCTTCCTGGTGAACGTCCCCGTGGTCGTCGTCGCCCTGATCGCCATGGCGGTCCTGGTCCCCGACTCCCGCGACCCGGAGCCCGGCAAGGTCGACCCGCTGGGCGTCGCGCTCTCCATCGTGGGCCTGGTCCTGCTGGTGTACGGGATCATCCGGGGCGGCGAACTGGCCGACTTCACCGACACCACCGTCCTGGCGGCCATCGCCGGCGGGCTGCTCGTGCTGGCCGGATTCGTCTGGCACGAGAAGCGCAGCAGCCACCCGGCCATCGACATCACGTACTTCCGGAAGCCCGCGTTCTCCGCCGCCGTCGCCGCCATCGCGCTGGTCTTCTTCGCCCTGATGGGCGTGACGTTCTTCTCCGCCTTCTACCTCCAGAGCGTGCGCGGGTACACCGCCCTGGAATCGGGCCTGCTGATCGTTCCGCTCGCGGCCGCGCAGATGATCTTCGCGCCCCGGGCCCGGCTGGTCGTCGACCGCTTCGGCGCCCGCGCGGTCTGCACGGCGGGCATGCTGTTCGTCGCGGCCGGACTCGCCGCGTTCGCCCTGTTCGACGCCGGTACGCCGGTGTGGGTGATGTGCCTCGTCTTCTTCGTCCAGGGCACGGGGATGGCGCACATCATGCCGCCCGTCACCGTCGCCGTGATGCAGGCGTTGCCCCGGGAGAAGGCCGGTTCCGGTTCGGCCATCAACAACACCTTCCGCCAGGTCGGCGGGGCGCTCGGGATCGCGGTCCTGGGCTCGGTGCTCTCCACCGTCTACCGGGGCGACATCGAGGGCCACCTCGACGCGGTCCCGGCCGGGGTCCGGGAGGCGGCGGGGGAGTCCATCGAGGCCACGCTCGGCGTCGCGGAGAAGCTCGGCCCGGTGGCCGGAAAGCCCCTGGCCGCCGCCGCTGACGAGGCGTTCATCAGCGCCATGCACGTGACCGCGCTCGGCTCGGCGACCGTCGCCCTGATCGGGGCCGTGGTCGTCGCCCTGTTCCTGCCGGGCCGGCCCCCGGCGGCGTCCGGCACCGCTGAGGAAGCGCGCCCTCCGGCGGAGCGGCTGAGCCGCTGA
- a CDS encoding TetR/AcrR family transcriptional regulator gives MPAAVPAGASAGRPADAPDAEPRRGRPRSAAAERAILDAVIALLEAGEPLAGLSIERIARTAGVGKATIYRRWSGKEELFVDVVRDMEPDDPPVSGTEGLADLRVMLESLRTRGLAQRSSVLLVNIFAQMKSHPKLWNEYHGTVIAPRRVAMLEAVRRAVAAGELRDDLDVELIDDLFVGPMLVRTVHRPDAPLPDDLADRIITALLQGLAPAARV, from the coding sequence ATGCCGGCAGCGGTTCCGGCCGGGGCGTCGGCGGGGCGCCCCGCCGACGCCCCGGATGCGGAGCCCCGCCGCGGACGGCCCCGTTCCGCCGCGGCGGAACGGGCGATCCTGGACGCCGTCATCGCCCTCCTGGAGGCGGGCGAGCCGCTCGCGGGCCTCTCCATCGAGCGCATCGCCCGCACGGCGGGCGTCGGCAAGGCGACGATCTACCGTCGCTGGTCGGGAAAGGAGGAGCTGTTCGTCGACGTCGTACGGGACATGGAGCCCGACGACCCGCCGGTCTCCGGCACCGAGGGCCTCGCCGACCTCCGCGTCATGCTGGAATCCCTGCGCACCCGGGGCCTCGCCCAGCGCTCCTCGGTGCTGCTGGTCAACATCTTCGCGCAGATGAAGAGCCACCCGAAGCTGTGGAACGAGTACCACGGCACCGTCATCGCCCCCCGCCGCGTCGCGATGCTGGAGGCGGTACGGCGCGCGGTGGCCGCCGGGGAGCTGCGCGACGACCTCGACGTGGAACTGATCGACGACCTCTTCGTCGGCCCCATGCTCGTCCGCACCGTGCACCGCCCCGACGCGCCGCTGCCCGACGACCTCGCCGACCGCATCATCACCGCCCTGCTCCAGGGGCTCGCGCCCGCGGCACGAGTGTGA
- a CDS encoding endonuclease/exonuclease/phosphatase family protein, translating into MVQAYGADTDNGSAEQPGARGSRFRGLWDRLRNDRGVWRRGILLALCSVLLTLLMVVHAQIPNRLGNLGSLIETFLPWIALFIPVLLILGLLRRSATALVALLLPAVVWLNVFGGLLTDKSGGGGDLTVATHNVNADNPDPEGTAQQVAGSGADVVALQELPGRQVSTYEKSLAGRYPYHSVQGTVGLWSKYPLADTKPVDIKMGWTRAMRSTVQTPQGEVAVYVAHLPSVRVKLHAGFTATQRDNSADALGEAIADERVERVVLLGDLNGTMNDRSLNAVTAQMRSTQGAAGDGFGFSWPASFPMARIDQIMVKGIEPMASWTLAATDSDHLPIAARVEL; encoded by the coding sequence ATGGTGCAGGCTTACGGAGCGGACACGGACAACGGCAGCGCCGAGCAGCCCGGGGCCCGCGGATCCCGTTTCCGGGGCCTGTGGGACCGGCTGAGGAACGACCGGGGCGTCTGGCGGCGGGGCATTCTCCTGGCCCTCTGCTCGGTGCTGCTGACCCTGCTGATGGTCGTCCACGCGCAGATCCCCAACCGGCTGGGCAACCTCGGCAGCCTCATCGAGACGTTCCTGCCGTGGATCGCGCTCTTCATCCCGGTGCTGCTGATCCTGGGCCTGCTGCGGCGTTCCGCGACCGCCCTGGTCGCGCTCCTGCTGCCCGCCGTGGTCTGGCTCAACGTGTTCGGCGGCCTGCTCACCGACAAGTCCGGCGGCGGCGGCGACCTCACCGTCGCCACCCACAACGTCAACGCGGACAACCCCGACCCCGAGGGGACGGCCCAGCAGGTCGCCGGGTCCGGGGCGGACGTCGTGGCCCTCCAGGAACTCCCGGGCCGGCAGGTCTCCACGTACGAGAAGTCGCTGGCCGGCCGCTACCCGTACCACTCGGTCCAGGGCACCGTGGGCCTGTGGAGCAAGTACCCGCTCGCCGACACCAAGCCCGTCGACATCAAGATGGGCTGGACCCGGGCGATGCGCTCGACGGTGCAGACACCGCAGGGTGAGGTCGCGGTGTACGTGGCCCACCTCCCGTCCGTCCGCGTGAAGCTCCACGCCGGGTTCACCGCCACCCAGCGCGACAACAGCGCCGACGCGCTCGGCGAGGCCATCGCCGACGAACGCGTGGAGCGCGTCGTCCTGCTCGGCGACCTGAACGGCACGATGAACGACCGCTCGCTGAACGCGGTCACCGCCCAGATGCGCTCCACCCAGGGCGCGGCGGGCGACGGCTTCGGCTTCAGCTGGCCCGCCTCCTTCCCGATGGCCCGGATCGACCAGATCATGGTCAAGGGCATCGAGCCGATGGCCTCCTGGACCCTCGCGGCGACCGACAGCGACCACCTGCCGATCGCGGCCCGCGTGGAGTTGTGA
- a CDS encoding MFS transporter — protein MPLALLALAVSAFGIGTTEFVMMGLLPNVADDLGTSVPTAGHLVSAYAIGVVIGAPLLTGLGSRIPRKRMLLALMALFTVGNLASALAPDFGWLVAGRFLAGLPHGAFFGVGAVVAARLVPEGRRARAVATMFLGLTVANIVGVPAATLLGQHLGWRATFLVVAAIGLAAMAALARLVPRIPVEAHQDVRRELRALGNRQVLLGLLTAVFGFAGVFAVYSYLSAMTTKAMGFGESSVTLVLALFGIGMTLGALAAGPLTDRALRPTLYGSLGALAVVLVAFPFTVDVRWAALAMVVLLGAVGFMTTTPLQMLVMNKAKDAPTLASASNHSAFNLANAGGAWLGGVAIAAGWGWTSPAFVGAVLAVAGLAIAATAGFLDRGEGTFRSRVVAAHQSRPAAPRPGHPARPAAHHPARPPFEDGTIARDEPDAARPSAGPGPSRPSGP, from the coding sequence ATGCCCCTGGCCCTCCTCGCCCTGGCCGTGAGCGCCTTCGGCATAGGCACGACGGAGTTCGTCATGATGGGCCTGCTGCCCAACGTGGCGGACGACCTCGGCACGTCCGTGCCCACCGCCGGACACCTCGTGTCGGCGTACGCGATCGGCGTCGTCATCGGCGCACCGCTGCTCACCGGCCTCGGCTCCCGCATCCCGCGCAAGCGCATGCTCCTGGCACTGATGGCGCTCTTCACCGTCGGCAACCTGGCCTCCGCGCTCGCCCCGGACTTCGGCTGGCTGGTCGCGGGCCGCTTCCTCGCCGGTCTCCCGCACGGCGCGTTCTTCGGCGTCGGCGCGGTGGTCGCCGCCCGGCTGGTCCCCGAGGGCCGCCGGGCGCGGGCGGTGGCGACGATGTTCCTCGGCCTGACGGTGGCGAACATCGTCGGGGTCCCCGCCGCCACCCTCCTCGGCCAGCATCTCGGCTGGCGCGCCACCTTCCTCGTCGTCGCGGCGATCGGGCTGGCCGCGATGGCGGCCCTGGCCCGCCTGGTGCCCCGCATCCCGGTCGAGGCCCACCAGGACGTACGCCGCGAACTGCGCGCCCTCGGCAACCGCCAGGTGCTCCTCGGCCTGCTCACCGCGGTCTTCGGCTTCGCCGGAGTCTTCGCGGTCTACTCCTACCTCTCGGCCATGACCACGAAGGCGATGGGCTTCGGTGAATCCTCCGTCACCCTCGTCCTGGCCCTCTTCGGTATCGGTATGACCCTGGGCGCCCTGGCCGCGGGCCCCCTCACGGACCGCGCGCTGCGCCCGACGCTGTACGGCTCGCTCGGCGCCCTCGCGGTGGTCCTGGTGGCGTTCCCGTTCACGGTGGACGTGCGGTGGGCGGCGCTGGCGATGGTGGTGCTGCTGGGCGCCGTCGGCTTCATGACGACGACCCCGCTCCAGATGCTGGTGATGAACAAGGCGAAGGACGCCCCGACCCTGGCCTCCGCCTCCAACCACTCCGCCTTCAACCTGGCCAACGCGGGCGGCGCGTGGCTGGGCGGGGTGGCGATCGCGGCGGGCTGGGGCTGGACGTCCCCGGCGTTCGTCGGCGCGGTGCTGGCGGTGGCGGGCCTGGCGATAGCGGCGACGGCGGGCTTCCTTGACCGGGGCGAGGGCACGTTCCGCTCCCGTGTGGTGGCGGCCCACCAGTCCCGCCCGGCAGCACCCCGGCCGGGCCACCCGGCCCGTCCGGCGGCTCATCACCCGGCGCGTCCGCCGTTCGAGGACGGAACCATCGCACGGGACGAGCCCGATGCGGCACGGCCGTCGGCCGGACCGGGCCCGTCCCGACCGTCCGGCCCCTGA